The genomic stretch TGCCTCCAAAACAGCAGCAAACACATCGGCAAGTTGTAGCCGAAGAAAGGCCGTGCCGCGGCCAGTGCGGCGCTGGCGAAGAGCACGGCGGCGGCAGCGGCCACGGCGGCCAGCGAAGCATAGCGGGACAGCCCGGCGGCGACCAGCCAGACGCCGAAATAAACCAGCCCCAGCGGCCAGTGCATTCCGACGAGCGCCCCCCCCAGGGTCGCCACTCCCTTACCGCCCCGCAAACCGAAAAAGAGGGGGTAAAGGTGCCCCAGAAAGGCGGCCAGGGCGCACAGCCCGATCACGGACTCCGGTTGCTGCGCGAGGCGCGCCGCCAGCGTCGGCAGCATCCCCTTAAGCACATCCCCTGCCAGCGTCAGCAGGGCCGCCCTCTTGCCGTGGAGACGCAACATGTTGGAAGCGCCCGGATTACGGGAACCCTCTTCCCTGGGGTCGGGCAGGTGCAGTATCCTGCTCACCAGAATGGCGGAGGTAAGCGATCCGCACAAATAAGCGGCCAGAACGAAAGAAATGCCGGCAATCATGAACGTATTGCAAACGGGAGCGGCGCATGGGTCAAGCCCGCCGCCCAGGAAATGAGCCCGGACGCCCCAGTCGGCACGCAGCCGGGAGGCGCCCCCGGGAAGGACTGGATCTACCTGCGCGGAATGCGGGCGGATGCCGTCATCGGCATCTTTCCGTGGGAGCGCCGGGTCAAGCAGACCGTAATCCTGGACATCGATCTGAATGTGGATGTCGGCGCCGGGGCGCAAACCGACGACATCCGCGACACCCTGGATTAC from Gammaproteobacteria bacterium encodes the following:
- the folB gene encoding dihydroneopterin aldolase, whose amino-acid sequence is MSPDAPVGTQPGGAPGKDWIYLRGMRADAVIGIFPWERRVKQTVILDIDLNVDVGAGAQTDDIRDTLDYKAVAKKVLSFVAESQFRLVETLAEGVAELILSEFDVPRLRLRVNKRWALRGVKDVGVAIERCRKQRAP
- the plsY gene encoding glycerol-3-phosphate 1-O-acyltransferase PlsY, whose translation is MIAGISFVLAAYLCGSLTSAILVSRILHLPDPREEGSRNPGASNMLRLHGKRAALLTLAGDVLKGMLPTLAARLAQQPESVIGLCALAAFLGHLYPLFFGLRGGKGVATLGGALVGMHWPLGLVYFGVWLVAAGLSRYASLAAVAAAAAVLFASAALAAARPFFGYNLPMCLLLFWRHRENIRRLLAGREERIRLKKT